Proteins from one Candidatus Binatia bacterium genomic window:
- a CDS encoding peroxiredoxin, whose product MLREGDQLPAVTVLDDEGNSVMTTDLLGGPLILYFYPKDDTPGCTSQASQFRDSYRQFQEKNARIVGVSRDSVESHQRFKKKFAIPFALLADTDSKLYKALGVNARTTFLIDADGRIAKIWPKVNVDEHAEDVLASLP is encoded by the coding sequence ATGCTTCGCGAAGGCGACCAACTTCCGGCGGTAACCGTGCTCGACGACGAGGGCAACTCCGTGATGACCACCGACTTGCTCGGAGGTCCTCTTATCCTCTACTTCTATCCAAAGGACGATACGCCGGGCTGCACCAGCCAGGCGTCGCAGTTTCGCGACAGCTACCGCCAGTTTCAGGAAAAGAACGCGCGGATCGTCGGAGTGAGCCGCGACTCGGTCGAGTCGCATCAGCGCTTCAAGAAGAAGTTCGCGATTCCGTTCGCCTTGCTGGCCGACACCGACTCGAAGCTGTACAAGGCGCTCGGGGTGAACGCGCGTACGACCTTCCTGATCGATGCCGACGGCAGGATCGCAAAGATCTGGCCGAAGGTAAACGTCGACGAGCACGCCGAGGACGTGCTCGCGTCGCTTCCCTGA
- a CDS encoding elongation factor G gives MRLRNVAFVGPHHTGKTTLVEAILAHTGAIGRRGSIADGTTVTDHEPEDAAHLQSTTVGFAHTAADGIDITIVDTPGFIDFFEETKQALAGVDAAVVVVEADPARVVQTQAIVDHLESTQMPHVFVVNKMDRPGADFPATLAALQDAYGRHVVAEQWPLGSAEHFSGHIDLAHMKAYRFEGGEENVPAELSDLAQSKHVELLEAMADFDDHLMEELLEGVEPPLDEIDRDLCTECAHDQVVPVLVAAGISGAGVDALVRAIEHWFPSPADAPFTDAEGRPIAPDAAAPAIARVIKTAIHPQSGKLSIARVLSGTIKSDATLSNITKQDEKVRLGGLYRLQGKKQEPIPEAGPGSIVAFARLDSVATGDTLTSNGHKVLLPRVPVAEPVFAVAIKPKERIDEAKISQMLARIVDEDPALRLGRADVTHEMLLLGRGEQHVAIAVERLARKYKVEVATAAPTIPYLETITGGTEVHSRYKHQTGGHGQFGDVWLRFEPRERGAGVTFDEKIVGGVVPRQFIPAVEKGVREALAHGPSGYPVTDLHVTLFDGQYHDVDSSEQSFKTAAGMGVRDALPKCNPVVLEPIAHVQVIVPTSHTSTVIQQLTGKRGQILGMNPTDRPGLDIVEAYVPAVELSRYITELRTGTQGLGTYSWRHERYDPVPGNRVAPKAAV, from the coding sequence GTGCGCCTTAGGAATGTCGCATTCGTCGGACCCCACCACACCGGCAAGACCACGCTGGTCGAGGCGATCCTGGCCCACACCGGCGCAATCGGACGGCGCGGATCGATCGCCGACGGAACGACCGTGACGGATCACGAGCCCGAGGACGCGGCTCACCTCCAATCCACGACCGTCGGCTTCGCTCATACCGCCGCCGACGGCATCGACATCACGATCGTCGATACGCCCGGATTCATCGACTTTTTCGAAGAGACCAAACAGGCGCTGGCGGGCGTAGACGCCGCCGTCGTCGTCGTCGAGGCCGATCCGGCTCGCGTAGTCCAGACCCAAGCTATCGTCGACCATCTCGAATCGACGCAGATGCCGCATGTCTTCGTGGTTAACAAAATGGACCGGCCCGGAGCCGACTTCCCCGCGACGCTCGCCGCACTGCAGGACGCCTACGGACGGCACGTCGTCGCCGAGCAGTGGCCGCTCGGAAGCGCCGAACACTTTTCAGGTCACATCGACCTCGCGCATATGAAGGCGTACCGGTTCGAAGGCGGCGAGGAAAACGTCCCGGCCGAGCTGAGCGACCTCGCCCAGAGCAAACACGTGGAGCTGCTCGAGGCGATGGCCGACTTCGACGATCACCTCATGGAGGAATTACTCGAAGGCGTGGAGCCGCCGCTCGATGAGATCGACCGCGATCTCTGCACCGAGTGTGCACACGACCAGGTCGTTCCGGTTCTCGTCGCCGCGGGCATATCGGGCGCCGGGGTCGACGCGCTCGTGCGCGCGATCGAGCACTGGTTTCCGTCGCCCGCCGACGCGCCGTTCACCGACGCGGAGGGCCGTCCCATCGCGCCTGACGCGGCGGCACCCGCGATCGCGCGGGTCATCAAGACCGCCATCCATCCCCAGAGCGGCAAACTCTCGATCGCTCGCGTCCTGTCGGGAACGATCAAGTCCGACGCGACACTCTCCAACATCACCAAGCAGGACGAGAAGGTGCGTCTTGGCGGCCTTTACCGTCTGCAAGGCAAGAAGCAAGAGCCGATCCCCGAGGCCGGCCCGGGTTCGATCGTGGCGTTCGCGCGGCTCGATTCAGTCGCGACCGGCGACACGCTGACGTCGAACGGCCACAAGGTTCTCCTTCCGCGCGTTCCCGTCGCAGAGCCCGTCTTCGCCGTCGCGATCAAGCCCAAGGAGCGCATCGACGAGGCCAAGATCTCGCAGATGCTCGCGCGCATCGTGGACGAGGATCCCGCGCTGCGACTCGGGCGCGCCGACGTGACGCACGAAATGCTCCTGCTCGGCAGAGGCGAGCAGCACGTCGCCATTGCCGTCGAACGCCTCGCTCGCAAGTACAAGGTCGAGGTCGCCACAGCCGCCCCGACCATTCCCTATTTGGAGACCATCACCGGCGGAACCGAGGTCCACTCGCGCTACAAGCATCAGACCGGAGGTCACGGCCAATTCGGCGACGTGTGGCTGCGCTTCGAGCCGCGCGAACGCGGCGCGGGCGTGACGTTCGACGAAAAGATCGTTGGCGGCGTGGTTCCGCGACAGTTCATCCCGGCCGTCGAAAAAGGCGTGCGCGAAGCCCTCGCTCACGGCCCCAGCGGCTATCCAGTGACGGACCTGCACGTCACGCTTTTCGACGGTCAGTACCACGACGTCGATTCCAGCGAGCAATCCTTCAAGACCGCGGCGGGGATGGGCGTGCGCGACGCGCTTCCCAAGTGCAATCCCGTCGTGCTCGAGCCCATCGCGCACGTGCAGGTGATCGTGCCGACCAGCCACACCTCGACCGTAATTCAGCAGCTCACCGGAAAACGCGGGCAGATCCTCGGCATGAACCCGACGGATCGCCCCGGCCTCGACATCGTCGAAGCTTACGTCCCCGCGGTCGAGCTCTCGCGCTATATCACCGAGCTGCGCACGGGGACGCAAGGGCTGGGCACGTACTCCTGGCGTCACGAGCGGTACGATCCCGTCCCGGGGAACCGCGTGGCGCCCAAGGCTGCGGTGTAG
- a CDS encoding orotate phosphoribosyltransferase (catalyzes the formation of orotidine monophosphate from 5-phosphoribosyl-1-pyrophosphate and orotate), with protein MAVDHISLPELAWLRKIIVERALTRGDYVLAGGARSDYYIDKFSLFSDPLVLRRIARLFTPVIAEINPDLIAGTELGGVVIATVVSQMSGLPMLAVRKKPKAYGAFANDYVEGPCVAGQHALLLEDVVSNAGDLLAAAARLRELGLNVTPYAVISRGLAPVRALIQFSLPRSAPKTQN; from the coding sequence GTGGCAGTGGACCATATAAGCCTGCCGGAGCTCGCGTGGCTGCGTAAGATCATCGTCGAGCGAGCGCTGACCCGCGGCGACTACGTGTTGGCCGGCGGCGCCCGCAGCGATTACTACATCGACAAGTTCAGCCTCTTCTCCGATCCTCTCGTGCTCCGGCGCATCGCGCGTCTTTTTACACCCGTCATCGCCGAAATCAATCCCGATCTCATCGCCGGAACCGAGCTCGGCGGCGTCGTCATCGCCACCGTGGTGTCGCAGATGTCGGGACTCCCAATGCTGGCCGTGCGCAAGAAGCCCAAGGCGTACGGCGCTTTTGCGAACGATTACGTCGAGGGCCCGTGCGTCGCGGGACAGCATGCATTGCTGCTCGAGGACGTGGTCTCCAACGCCGGGGACCTCTTGGCGGCCGCCGCGCGTTTGCGCGAACTCGGCCTGAACGTCACGCCTTATGCGGTGATCAGCCGCGGCCTCGCACCCGTGCGCGCGCTGATCCAGTTCTCACTGCCGCGCAGCGCTCCTAAAACGCAGAACTAG
- a CDS encoding MBL fold metallo-hydrolase gives MAEGKRRRARRGRARVASLSAALQLRIIGSSPATQRPGGACSCYLLRTDDAAILLDLGCGALGKLQLAMDYAELDAIVVSHMHADHFFDLVPLRYGLKYGAKPAERMALWLPPGGRATLEELRRVIGRDDDLDFFEAIFAIREYDPAEPLDIGGMRLRFCATRHYVDAFSIRADYDGRIFTYSADTAPSDAVAEHARGSALFLCETSLGLRTEKEPRGHMSASEAGEMASRAGAGQLVLTHYPAASTPEALVAAAKRAFSGPVACAVDGLELVI, from the coding sequence CTGGCCGAAGGTAAACGTCGACGAGCACGCCGAGGACGTGCTCGCGTCGCTTCCCTGAGCGCCGCCCTGCAACTTCGCATCATCGGCTCGAGCCCCGCGACGCAGCGGCCGGGAGGTGCGTGCAGCTGCTACCTGCTACGGACCGATGATGCGGCAATTCTGCTGGATCTCGGCTGCGGCGCGCTCGGTAAGCTGCAGCTGGCGATGGATTACGCGGAGCTAGACGCGATCGTCGTCTCGCATATGCACGCAGATCACTTCTTCGATCTCGTGCCGTTGCGCTACGGGCTGAAGTACGGCGCGAAGCCGGCTGAGCGGATGGCGCTCTGGCTGCCGCCCGGAGGCCGCGCGACGCTCGAGGAGCTGCGCCGGGTCATCGGGCGCGACGACGACCTCGACTTCTTCGAAGCCATCTTCGCCATTCGCGAATACGACCCGGCGGAGCCGCTGGATATCGGCGGCATGCGGTTGCGCTTCTGCGCCACACGCCACTACGTCGACGCGTTCTCGATTCGCGCCGACTACGACGGACGCATTTTCACATATTCCGCAGACACCGCGCCGTCGGATGCCGTCGCGGAGCACGCACGCGGCAGCGCGCTCTTCCTCTGCGAAACGTCGCTGGGACTGAGGACGGAAAAGGAGCCGCGCGGTCACATGTCCGCGAGCGAGGCGGGCGAGATGGCGAGCCGCGCCGGCGCCGGCCAGCTGGTGCTGACTCACTACCCCGCGGCGTCGACGCCCGAAGCGCTGGTCGCGGCGGCCAAGAGAGCGTTTTCTGGCCCGGTAGCGTGCGCGGTCGACGGGCTCGAGCTGGTAATCTAG
- a CDS encoding peptide ABC transporter substrate-binding protein codes for MTLAVVGCSKVGNGVAGERHPWTHPGVLRVAVQSDLKNLNPLLNSNTTDVFVDRLMFEPLLTADPKGNPLPMLAVQVPTLENGGISRDGMTITYHLRRNARWTDGVAVTAADVKWSWQAIMNPDNNVVSRHGYDYIASIDTPDAYTATVHLKRPFSPFVNTFFAESDQPYMLGPAHVLAQYPNINNLPFNSRPIVSDGPFKFAQWARGDHITVVRNDKFFMGRPGLNQIEIKIVPDEDTSVNLLRTHGIDYMFQASQQTYQSVRGMPDTKIVWVNVNGYESIQLNCSHPDLQDPRVRLAIAYALDKVEFVRTLTYDTQTVATEDIPDWMWAYNPALRPYPHDPAMARRLLREAGWFPGPDGVMRKGSERLVLVVVSNNSNATRRRMSVEMQAMLREVGIDTEIKYYPGDVLFAPAGMGGILQLGKFDISVAGWYAGIDPDDSTQLMCENLPPGGYNYSRYCSPEMQRLQRIALTRYDRPSRQAAYFAIQEQLAKDNPLIFFYWLKQMEPISVDFKGFDPNPVVEAWNAWQWTI; via the coding sequence TTGACGCTGGCCGTTGTGGGGTGCTCGAAGGTGGGGAACGGTGTGGCCGGCGAGCGGCATCCCTGGACGCATCCGGGGGTGCTGCGCGTAGCGGTGCAATCGGATCTCAAGAATTTGAATCCGCTGCTCAACTCGAACACGACCGACGTCTTCGTCGATCGGCTGATGTTCGAGCCGCTGCTGACGGCCGATCCAAAGGGAAACCCGCTGCCGATGCTGGCGGTGCAGGTGCCGACGCTCGAAAACGGCGGCATCAGCCGCGACGGCATGACGATCACCTACCATCTGCGGAGAAACGCGCGCTGGACGGACGGCGTCGCCGTCACAGCCGCCGATGTAAAATGGTCGTGGCAGGCCATCATGAATCCCGATAACAACGTCGTCTCCCGGCACGGCTACGACTACATCGCGAGCATCGACACGCCGGACGCGTACACGGCCACCGTCCATCTCAAGCGGCCGTTTTCACCCTTCGTGAACACGTTCTTCGCCGAGAGCGACCAGCCGTACATGCTCGGGCCGGCGCACGTGCTGGCGCAGTATCCGAACATAAACAACCTCCCCTTCAACAGTCGGCCGATCGTGAGTGACGGTCCGTTCAAGTTCGCGCAGTGGGCTCGCGGCGACCACATCACCGTCGTTCGCAACGACAAGTTTTTCATGGGCAGGCCGGGGTTGAACCAGATCGAGATCAAGATCGTTCCTGACGAGGACACCTCAGTCAACCTGTTGCGGACGCACGGGATCGATTATATGTTCCAGGCGTCGCAACAGACCTATCAATCGGTGCGCGGCATGCCCGACACGAAGATCGTCTGGGTCAACGTCAACGGCTACGAAAGCATTCAGCTGAACTGCTCGCATCCGGATCTGCAAGATCCGCGCGTGCGCCTGGCAATCGCCTACGCGCTGGACAAGGTCGAGTTCGTTCGCACTCTAACATACGACACGCAAACGGTCGCGACCGAAGACATTCCGGACTGGATGTGGGCCTACAACCCCGCGCTGCGGCCGTACCCGCACGACCCGGCCATGGCGCGCCGGCTCCTTCGTGAGGCGGGTTGGTTTCCCGGGCCCGACGGCGTCATGCGCAAGGGCAGCGAGCGGCTCGTGCTGGTCGTGGTCTCCAACAACTCCAACGCGACGCGGCGGCGAATGAGCGTAGAGATGCAAGCGATGCTGCGAGAAGTCGGCATCGACACCGAGATCAAGTACTACCCTGGCGACGTGCTGTTCGCGCCTGCCGGCATGGGCGGGATCCTGCAGCTCGGCAAGTTCGACATCTCGGTGGCGGGATGGTATGCCGGAATCGATCCGGACGACAGCACGCAGCTGATGTGCGAGAATTTACCGCCCGGGGGCTACAACTACTCGCGGTACTGCAGCCCGGAGATGCAGCGCTTGCAGCGCATTGCGTTGACGCGCTACGACCGCCCGTCACGGCAGGCGGCATACTTCGCGATCCAGGAGCAGCTCGCCAAGGACAACCCATTGATCTTCTTCTACTGGCTGAAACAGATGGAGCCGATCAGCGTCGACTTCAAAGGCTTCGATCCCAATCCGGTGGTCGAGGCGTGGAACGCGTGGCAGTGGACCATATAA